The DNA region CCAGAAGGGAATTCATCATGAGTGACATTCATCCTGCCCTCGCGGCAGCTCAAAATTCCTGGCGCTGCGCACAGGCCCACGACAAAGAGGGCTGGCTCGACCTGATGGCCGACGACGTATGCATCGAAGATCCGATCGGTGAGGCACTCACCAACCCCACGGGCAAAGGGGTTCGCGGCAAAGCCGAGGTGGGAGAGTTCTTCGACAAGTTCATCGCACCGGCCACGCTGGTGATCGAGACTCACGAGTCGAGAGTCGCGGGAAACGAATCGGCCCATGTTCTGTCCTTGACGACCACGCTGGCCAACGGGGTGGTGACTCGGGTGCGCGGCATCTTTACATATCACTTGAACGACGCGGGGAAACTCACGAACCTGCGGGGCTA from Myxococcales bacterium includes:
- a CDS encoding nuclear transport factor 2 family protein produces the protein MSDIHPALAAAQNSWRCAQAHDKEGWLDLMADDVCIEDPIGEALTNPTGKGVRGKAEVGEFFDKFIAPATLVIETHESRVAGNESAHVLSLTTTLANGVVTRVRGIFTYHLNDAGKLTNLRGYWTMADMSIEQPSEASE